The Pseudomonas nunensis genome includes the window CGGTGTTACCCGGAACGATGGAGTAGTGGATAACGGCCGGGGTGTTGTCCTTGGTGTTTTTACGAGCGCCCGCCGGGTCGGCGAGGATCGAGGCACGCAGGACGTTTTCCGGCAGGTTGTAAGCCTGGCGCACGCCTTGGTTGATCATGTCGTCCAGGCTCATGGTGGCGCCATCCCAACGCACGTCCATGCCCACACGGACAAACACGGTGACGATGCCGGTGTCCTGGCAGATCGGGCGGTGGCCGGTGGCGCACATGCGCGAGTTGATCAGGATTTGCGCCATCGAGTCGCGGGCCGCTGGCGATTCTTCGCGCAGGTAGGCTTCGTGCATCGCCTGGATGAAATCCACGGGGTGGTAATAAGAAATGAACTGCAGGGCGTCGGCAACGCTCTGAATCAGGTCGTCTTGCTTGATCACGGTCATGAGTCGCGCTCCTCTAAAAGACGGGAACATTCAATAAGGTGCTTGCAGCTTGGGTGCATCGGTCGGTTGCAAGCACCTTTACAAGGCACGCCGGGGCTGCTGGCGCGACGCTAAAAAGGCGCGGCAGTATAACGCGCCTCGGTTCCGGGCACACCCGCCGACAGTCAATCGTTGGTCGCATACGGTAAGCACGGTTCCCTGTAGGAGCTGTGTAGGAGCTGTGTAGGAGCTGTCGAGTGAAACGAGGCTGCGATCTTTTGATTTTGATTTGATTTTTTAAGATCAAAAGATCGCAGCCTCGTTTCTCTCGACAGCTCCTACCAAGGGAAATATACGGTCGGACAGGGGGATGTCAGTCAGTGTTCTGACGCCATTTTTCCGCTCCCAAAATTGAATGGTCATTTACCGGTCGCGCCACTAAAGTGGCAATCGGCCTGTAGAGTAGGATTCTCTTTCAGCCTCTTTTTCTTCGGTGAGTCATCGATTGACCCATAACGCCATCCAGCGCCTGTTGCTCAAACGTTTTGCCCTCGCGGCCGGCACCTATGCCCTGGCATTGCTGCTGCTGTGGCTGGCGTTTTTCACCGGTCACTACGATGTGCCCCTGGCCGGCGTTGCCGTCGGCAGTGCGTTGGTGGTCATCAGTCAGGCGGCGTTGTTTGCGGTGTTCTACAGCGGTTGCAACCTGCGTTTTGCCGACCCCAGCCTGACCGAAGTGCAGGTATTGCTGGGCCTCGGTTGGCAAACCTGGCTGATCGCGCATCTGGACGAGGCCCGTGGCGCGTTTCTGGTCTTCTACATATTGATTCTGCTGTTCGGCCTGTTCCATCTGTCACGCCGTGCCTTTGTGCGGTGTGCGTTGCTGGTGTTCTTCAGTTTCAGCGCCATCACGCTGTGGGAGGGCTACCACTTCCAGTTGTCCGACCCGGCCCTGTCGTTGTTACAGGTATGTGTGCTGTTTATCGTGCTGGTGTGGCTGGTGCTCTACGCCCGTTACGTCCAGGCCTCGCGCCAACTCATGCGCCAGCGACGCTTTGCCTTGCAGGCGCATCAGGACACCCTGCGCGGGATGATGCGTCAGCTCGAAGACTTGGTCGCCACCGACGAACTCACCGGGCTGTTCAACCGCCGCCACTTCCTGCGCCTGGCCTCGCGCGAGCTCAACGCCATGGAACCTGGCGTGGTGCATGGCCTGGCGCTGATCGACCTCGATCACTTCAAGCGCATCAACGATGTGCACGGGCATGCCGCCGGCGATCAGGTGTTGCAAGCCTTCGCCGGAGTGGCCACGGCCTGTCTGCGCGAGGGCGATGTGTTGGCCCGTTACGGCGGCGAAGAATTCGTGGTGTTGCTGCCTTACTGTGACGCCGAACGCCTGACGTCCTGTTGCGAGCGGCTGCGCATTGCTTTTACCGATGTCGAGTTGTTCGGCCTGGACGTGAGCAACCTCAGCCTGTCCGCCGGCATGACTTTGCTGGAACTGGGGGACGACCTCGACGACGCCTTGCAACGGGCTGACCAGGCGCTGTACCGCGCCAAGCGCGACGGGCGCAATCGTTGCGCGGCGGCCTGGGAGAACGTCGATGCCTGAGTTGCGGGTCGACGAACGCCAGTGGTCGGTGGCGGCAGGCAGCAACCTGCTCGATGCCTTGAATCAGAACGGCGTGGCGGTGCCTTACAGTTGCCGCGCCGGCAGTTGCCATGCGTGCCTGGTGCAATGCGTGCAAGGTTTGCCCAACGACAGTCGCCCCGATGCCTTGAGCGCGGAGCAGCGTCAGCAAGGCTGGCGTCTGGCCTGTCAGTGTTCGGTGGTCGAGGACTTGCAGGTGCACACTTTCGACCCGCAACGGGACGGAAGCCCGGCCGAGGTCGCCGCTGTCGACTGGCTCAGCGCCAACGTATTGCGGCTGCGCCTGATCACCCAACGCCCATTGCGCTACGGCGCCGGCCAGCACTTGGTGTTATGGGCCGGCAACGTGGCGCGGCCGTATTCCCTGGCCAGCCTGCCGGATGAAGACCGCTTCCTGGAGTTTCACCTCGATTGCCGCCAGCCCGGCGAATTCAGCGACGCAGCGCGCCAGTTGCAGATTGGCGATGCAATCCGTCTCGGCGAACTGCGCGGCGGTGCCCTGCATTACGACGCCGACTGGCACACCCGACCGCTGTGGCTGATGGCGGCCGGCACCGGTCTGGGGCCATTGTTCGGCATCTTGCGCGAAGCCTTGCGCCAGGATCACCAGGGCGCCATCCGCGTCATTCACCTGGCCCATGACGCCAGCGAGCATTATTTGGCCAAACCCCTGCAAGCCATGGCCGTTGGCCGGGAAAACCTCTCGGTCGAACTCTGGACCCCGGCCGAGTTGCCGCAGGCGTTGGCGCAACTGCGGCTTGTCTCCCGGCAAACCCTGGCCTTACTCTGCGGTGCCCCCGACAGTGTCGACGCCTTCGCCAAGCGCCTGTACCTGTCGGGACTGCCGCGCAATCAACTGCTGGCCGACGTCTTCCTGCCGCGTGGTTGAGCGCTGATCGTTTAATGACGCGAGAGTGCCCATGACCGAAGCCATCCAACTTGAACGCGAGCGCGGTCTGCTGACGCTGCGCCTCAATCGCCCGGACAAGAAAAACGCCCTGACCCGCGCCATGTACAGCCGCTTGGCCGAAGCGCTGAAACAGGCCGACAGCGATCCGGAAATCAACGCGGTGCTGATCACTGGCAGCAGCGAATGCTTCACCGCCGGCAACGACATCGCCGACTTCATCCAGCAGCCACCGAGCAGCCTCGACAGCCCGGTGTTTCACTTCATGCTCAACCTGCTCGAATTCAGCAAACCGGTGATCGCCGCCGTGGCCGG containing:
- a CDS encoding iron-sulfur-binding ferredoxin reductase, coding for MPELRVDERQWSVAAGSNLLDALNQNGVAVPYSCRAGSCHACLVQCVQGLPNDSRPDALSAEQRQQGWRLACQCSVVEDLQVHTFDPQRDGSPAEVAAVDWLSANVLRLRLITQRPLRYGAGQHLVLWAGNVARPYSLASLPDEDRFLEFHLDCRQPGEFSDAARQLQIGDAIRLGELRGGALHYDADWHTRPLWLMAAGTGLGPLFGILREALRQDHQGAIRVIHLAHDASEHYLAKPLQAMAVGRENLSVELWTPAELPQALAQLRLVSRQTLALLCGAPDSVDAFAKRLYLSGLPRNQLLADVFLPRG
- a CDS encoding GGDEF domain-containing protein encodes the protein MTHNAIQRLLLKRFALAAGTYALALLLLWLAFFTGHYDVPLAGVAVGSALVVISQAALFAVFYSGCNLRFADPSLTEVQVLLGLGWQTWLIAHLDEARGAFLVFYILILLFGLFHLSRRAFVRCALLVFFSFSAITLWEGYHFQLSDPALSLLQVCVLFIVLVWLVLYARYVQASRQLMRQRRFALQAHQDTLRGMMRQLEDLVATDELTGLFNRRHFLRLASRELNAMEPGVVHGLALIDLDHFKRINDVHGHAAGDQVLQAFAGVATACLREGDVLARYGGEEFVVLLPYCDAERLTSCCERLRIAFTDVELFGLDVSNLSLSAGMTLLELGDDLDDALQRADQALYRAKRDGRNRCAAAWENVDA